In Desulfobotulus pelophilus, a single genomic region encodes these proteins:
- a CDS encoding DUF1566 domain-containing protein, whose protein sequence is MRVWICICIFFICGCDRVEKIYIKQEPKKYQINSDGTVIDLNTGLEWMRCSIGQIWDGETCAGEAEKINWYAAMSMAEKKGWRLPSIEELSSLVYCSSGIRMAFVDDKFYARELEAGLSEGGCIGESHFSVIDRDVFPKTPVDLGSDGYWSSTTDFNDETAAWIISFYNGGVFRITKEINFENVRLVRSMD, encoded by the coding sequence ATGAGAGTATGGATCTGTATATGTATTTTTTTTATCTGTGGCTGTGACAGGGTAGAAAAAATATATATTAAGCAGGAGCCTAAAAAATATCAAATAAATAGTGACGGTACTGTTATCGATCTTAATACAGGCTTGGAATGGATGCGGTGTAGTATTGGACAGATCTGGGATGGAGAAACCTGTGCTGGAGAAGCAGAAAAAATCAATTGGTACGCAGCAATGTCTATGGCAGAAAAAAAAGGCTGGCGTTTGCCTTCCATTGAGGAGTTAAGTTCCCTTGTATATTGTAGTTCAGGAATACGTATGGCATTTGTTGATGATAAATTTTATGCGCGAGAATTAGAAGCGGGGTTAAGCGAGGGGGGGTGCATAGGTGAGTCTCATTTTTCTGTAATTGATAGAGATGTGTTTCCAAAGACACCTGTCGATCTTGGTAGCGATGGTTACTGGTCGTCTACAACTGATTTTAATGATGAAACGGCAGCTTGGATTATCTCATTTTATAATGGGGGGGTATTTCGAATTACAAAAGAAATTAATTTTGAGAACGTACGCCTTGTAAGGTCAATGGATTGA